ctcgttgctagcatctcctagattgatcttggtgacacgtaggaaatttttgaattattactacgttcctcaacacttGTGCTCTGCCGTTATTTTCTGCACTTTGTGCTCTGCCTCCGGTTAGTGGACAACTCACCTCGACATGCATGCGGTCATCAGCAGAGTCAATGTGGGTTGGCTGCTCCCCTGCCGGCCTGCCCAACTTGCAAAAGCATCTGCGGACCGGTGTTGTTGTTCGTTTGTCAGCTCGGCTGCTTTGTTTTTGAGCTAGGAAGCACTAAACTAGTACTAGTAATAATATCTTGAACGCCTTTTTGGCTTCAAGTTGGCCTGATTTGATATTTTCTTAACATCAGTACAAACACAAGCGcccatatacacgcgcatacactcatccctatgaacgtacacacgcacaccctactcctatgagcacctccgaaagaatgagccggcatatcatcttgagatttacgaattcaccgtaggcgcctcgtcattgacgggaacatctcctctcactgaatgcgcatcatcggaaatcctgaaataaattcaggaataaatgcgagcaccaggatttgaaccctgatgggctgggacaccacagtccctctaaccatccatcCACAGGTTGGTTCgtttttgatatttttttattCATACGTACAGCTTGGATAGATCAATGATCTCTGCATGCGTGCGCTAGTTGTTTCTCTCACTGACTGACTCCTTAGTTTTTTGCTGCATGAAAGAGATTACCGTCAAGTACAATGGCGGTAGACTCTGATGGTAGGGTTGATGTCAAATGGCCGTGACAACGCAGTTAAGTCCTACCGCCATTGACCTTCACGATAGATTATTTAATCCTACCATTAATGACTACCGTCAGATCCCTTTTTTTTAACTAGGACCAGATCTCGCTCAACTTTCGCAAAGGGGTCAAAACAGCGAATTTGGCCTCCCCCGAAcctggaaaaaaattatatgagaccaggtctcatagttagcaggtgagaccaccctgatggatgacacatggcattcacaaatcacaaagcatctaatctctcccccctgatttCAGGTGGGGTGTGGGGTAGATACTTTGTGATTTATGAATGCCACGTATCATCCATtaggatgggtctcacctgctaacccgtAAGACCTGGTCTCATGGAATTATTTTCCGACGGACCCTCACCAGGACCGCCGTGTGTGCTTCCCTCGCCTGCAGCGGCCGACGAGTCTTTAGTTTCGGCGGTGGATCCGCCCCGCCCGACGTCAAGCACGAACCAGGTAAGCAGGCTCTTTCACTCTCCCGCGCAtctgtgctcgccgccgccgccgccaggccgtCTGCAACCTGTAGGTCTCTGCCGTCAAGTCTGTTGCTTCAAGCACCGCTCTCCGTCGCCGCATGTAAGTATATCGTTGTCTTACAACTGGCTCCACAAATCACATATAGATAGTTTGGGCAAGGCCGAAGCCCGATGGTGGATCAAGCTCCACTCATCTCTTCGATTTGACCATGACTTATTCACCAACAGAGTCCCTGCAGTGTCATAGGAAGAGTATGGCTCCATTGTAGTGCCTGCTCCAAAATCTTTATTAAATTCCGTTGTTGATACTCAAATGACCAGGCCGTCTCAACTGAATTATCTTCCATGGCTGAATCTTAAAAATTAATGCATGtatcattgcaagaaaaatcataGCACAATAAATCCTTGTGTAGTTATATTAGCCTGGTGTCGAATGGAAAAGTGATAAGGAGGCTTGAATGTTGGCTGCATTCACATGGGCTGGCTGATGAGGGCATTCGTTGGGTAAAGTTTGGTGATGAACTTTTCAGACAAATGGTGTATCGGAGTCCACAGTGCATACAAGATGGTCCTTCAGTTTATGATACATTTGCATCCTTCATTACCTTGTTTGGAACTGACAAAAATTTATATCGCATCACAATCAACATTGAAGGAGATCTTTGCGAATGTTATTCTTTTTAATGTCACACGATCTGGTGGTTTGATGAAACATATATATTGTAAATCTGGTGCTACATAATCTTTCTTTTATTATGTTGTTtcgtatcttttgtagaaatattTTTTATACTATGTGCCAGGCTTAATCTATATTCTATATGTAGCCCCGCATTTTCCTATGCTCTGATTTCTGAGGCGTGATTTAGCTTGGGTACCCCTTTAAATTTTCCAAGAAAATGGTGACATCTGTGCATCAAATAGATGGTTCAGCGTTATCATATCTGTTATTAGCCTTCCTGACAAAGGTATTTGACATATAGTACAATAGTAAATCTGTGCTATTAGCCTTTTCGTAAAATGGCACCATGCTCCAAAATGGATTCCGTCCTGGTTCTAGGAGGGCACCACAGCTCGAAAGACTGGGGCATCGAGAAAAACAAGAACAAGATGAATGGGAGCAACAGTTACGCCACAGTATCCCATCCCAGTGATGGATGAACACAAAGCCATTGTTAGATTTAATTTTACAGAGATATTCGAGGACCCATCACCGTGGCCTTCGCGGTTACAGCAAATTAGTACTATGAGAAAAGGAAGAGTGGCAGTTCAATAACCAGACTAAAAATAAAGAACACCAACTGCAACAAATGCCAAGTCGCTAACTACTACTCCctaataagtgtcgtggttttagttcagagTACTAGATCTTAGGGGTACTGCTGCAGGAGTAAAACGAGTACAGAATAACATCACTGATACATGGAGAACTCCAGGCAGAACCTTCCGTCCTGTAATTCCATCAGAAAAAGAGGCTTCCAAGAGATTCACAATGCATGCACAAAGTCAATCAGTCAGGAGAAACTCCTCCGGCACGGAATAAGGATCGAGCTCCAAACAGCCTCGAAGCTTGCCTCCTCCTTCATTTGTCAGATGGAAGCAAGGGATCTGGTGAGAGAACTTCAGGTACTCATCCTTGCCTATCGTCTCCACAGTTGTCTCCCTTGTAAATACTGCCCTGTAACCATCAACCTTTCTTAGCAGCCGAACTCGTATGGACGAATTAGTGTGGCAGAATATCTCCACCAACTCATAGTCACAGCTGTTAAAATTGTGTGCAGTCCATCCAGCCTTCCAGTCCTTGTTTCTTCTGCCAGTTGGTCTAGCAAGCACAAGACGAGAAAAGCATTCTGCTATTTCTGTACCAGTGTAAGTCATAAGACCCTGCACAGTGGAAACCTTAAAGGTTCCGCAGCCAACAGGCCGATCTTCTGTCACCAGTCTTCTCTCCTCCTCTCCCTGGGGACATGCATCAAGCCACCTTGCTTGTACTTTGTTGTTCTTCAGATCAACATTCTCTATGAAGGCATAGTAATTGGGGAACTTATCGATGTCGCTGTAGATGGCCCAGATCTGCCCAGGTTCGAACTTGTGAAGCAGTCTTGTTTCTGAAAATTCATAGAACTCTGAATCCGGACATTCATATCCTACTCGGACAATATCATCAGATTTCTCACCAGTATGTGCACATTCTACAGCAGATGGAGTTTTAtgctctctcttctcttcttttgGCATCTTTGCAAATATCCATGTGTTCATGCATGTCGCACCTTGCTTCTCTCCGAACCTAACGGATCCCTTGCGAGAGTTATTTCCACCCGGTGAACCAGGGCATTTGGGATCAAACTCCTGACATTTTGCTGAACTTTTTTCCGGGACAACAGAAGCAAAGGCCTCTTCCAAATGAAGGGGGAGTGCTGCAGGATCGAGCTCAAGACTTCCTTGTGGAACGCCTTCTCTTTTAGTTCCACACATCAGATGATGAGGGACACAATGTGAAAACCTCAGTGTGCTATCCCGCGGTATCGGGTACGCACTTCCCCCTTTTGACTGCATAAATAAGCTGACGAAACCTTTTACTTTTACAAGCGGAATGACGATGATGCTAGTTTCTGTTGTGAAATCAGAGACAACTTGAACAACCTCATACTCATAGTTTGTGTGGTTGCCAGCATCTGAACTCCAACCAATGTCCCATCCCTTAAAAAGGGCCCAAACTTCACCTTTCCTAGGATATATATCAAAAGAGTTTCTCAGCTTGCTTTTCTCACAGGAAATAGTATGAGAGAACATGCAAGTTTCTTGAGCTGTTTCTGACTTTCCACGCCTAAATTGTCCACAAGCAACAGGCAGTTCCCCACAAGACCAAGCCAGCTCCTCTTTATTTGTGGGATCAAACTCCAGCCAAATAAAGTGTACCATAAACTTGGGGGCCCTCTTTACCTTTGTAATTCGAACATAAGATCTTGGCATACAGCTTCGACTATCATAGACAGCCCAGACCTGGTTCACTCTAAACTGATTTACACCTCTAAGTTGGTCAAAGTTAAAAAACTCGGGACATAATAATTTTGCTTGGACAATATGATCGGATAGCTCATCAACATCTGTACCCCCTACAGAAAATGGAGTGTTACGTTCTCTGATCTCTGCCATTGGTGTCTCTGTAAAGATCCCTGCATTCGTGCATGTAGCATGTTGCCTCTCCCCAACCCTCAGGGATCCCTTGTGAGAATTATTTCCACTGGATGAGCCAGCATGTTTGGCATCAAACTCCGGGCCTTTCGATGAACTGTTTTTTTTCTGGAACAACACAGGCAAGAGCCTCTTTCAAGTTAAGGGGAAGCGCTGTAGGATCAAGCTCCAGAGCTCCTTCTGGAATGCCTTCGCTTTCAGCTCCACTCATCAAATGATACGGGACGCAATGTGAGAACCATACCGTGTCCTCCTGAGGTATCAGGTATGGAGTGGCCTCTTTACACTGCATAAATAAGCTAATGAAGACTTTTATCTTTACAAGCGGAATGACAGTGATGCTAGTGCCTGTCGTGAAATCGGAGAGGATCTGAACAACTTCATACTTGTAGTTCTTTTGGTTGTGAGCATCTGAACTCCAACAAATATCCCATCCCTTGAGAAGGGCCCAAACTTCACCTTTCCTAGGATATATTTCATAAGAGTTCCTTCTACCAGTGAATATCGCATGTACAGGATGAGAAAAGTGTTTCGTGCCAGTGTAAGTCATAATATCACGGGTGGTGGAAACCCTATAGGTTCCACACCCGACAGTTCGATCTTCTACCAATCTTTTCTCCACCTCCCCATCAGAACAAACTTCCAGCCATCTTGCATGCACTTTATTGTTCTTGAGATCTACTTTCTGTATCAAGGCATAGCAGTTGGGACACTTATCTTTGTCACTGTAGAGAGCCCAGACCTGCCCAGGTTCGAACTTCTGAAGCGATCTAATTTCTGAAAATACCCCTGCATTTTTCGACACCCCAGCAAACTGTTGATCTGGACCAGAAGGAGCAGGTTGCTCAGTTGAAACATGTGCTATAAGGGCTTCGAGCAATTCTGGCAGCGGACAAATTTCATCAAAATGGCATGGTGGTACTGATATTTGGCGCCACAAGTTGGACAGATGGTCCAAAATGTTTGTGGCCTTGCAGAGTTTGAGCCACGCAGCTGTTGTTGTCACTCATTGTGGAGATTCATAGTAGTATGAAGTGAGATATACTACTTGCAGATAACAAAGGACACCCAGTAGACCAGCAAAGTAACTTGTCAACCTGCAAAATACAGAATTATGATTAAGAAATTTCATGAGTAGTACACTCTAAAACAGAAGGACAGAAGCGCTTCttgctatgtactccctccgtcctaaaataagtgactcaactttgtactagctttagtacaaagttagtacaaacttgagtcacttattttgggacggagggagtaacaagcAACAAAAGAACAACACTCACTTTCTTGCCACCCTAAAAACAATTATGTCAAaaggaagtactccctctgttcaataatataaaatgttttggatatttcagtaTGGGCTAGCACGGATAATATAAGAGGTTCGCCATTAAAGGAATATCAGATGTCTCTCTACCTTCTGTGCAAGTTCAGTTATACTTCAAATTCGTCTTTATTCGATCATGTATTCCTTTAATGGTCCAATTTCCATTTCTTGGTTTTTTTATAAGATAAAGGAAAAGGTCAAATCGTTTGCACTCCAGTTATCAACCCCAAATTACAAATATGTTCAGTCCACTCATCAGTGGCTGGTTCTTCAAGCTCCACTGGAGAACTCCCTTACAAACTCTAAAGCTACTAATCACCTCCGTTGGCATGGCCGTCGTCTACATTCATTAGCAGTTAACCTCACCACCAACCACGCTATCTACTGCTACTTCTTACTGGTGGCTTTATGTCATACGGATTGAGCGAACCGATTATGATAATCAGTGGAAGTAAAATAAACAATTCTGGAGTTAAGAACCAAACATGTTTTACTTTAATACCAGCTGGTGTTTTATCGACGTGACTGCAGATGCTTAAAAAGGAAGTGGCATGTGGATACAGATTAATGTACTACAAGCAAGGGCACTAGATGTGGTACATAGACGAATTAAATGCAGAAAAAAAGACAGAATTTGCAGAAGCAAAACTTTGTAGCGAGTTCTACAATGAGGCATAACACTTCGCAGCTTTTATATCTCGTAATAAAGTTTCAATGATACTGTGTATAAATGTAATCGCTCGTGTCCTTGAAAATTGGCAGAATAATTCAACAAAAGCCTGAATCAAGAGCACATATTTTCTGCACAAAACAATGTGATTGATAAAGCATGCCAACGAAGATTCTAATAAGGTGTCTTTAAGTTCATTAGCCATGGATTAATGGAATATTTTTACTATAATCATCGCCATATTATACAAAGGAGAAAACTAAAGTGAACGATCACAACATAACCAGCTAGGATTTTAACTATAATAACAGGCTCAAACATTAGTGATAACTTGATTCAAAATATATTGGAATTTGAGAGGTTGGTCATTAAGTTGTGGCACTACTAACTGATGCCAAAAGGCCCGAGGCAATATCTTGTCATGCAGATGTAGTGATGAGAACAAGCAGATGGatagaaataaaattatttacgtAGCCAGCATGTAAATTAGCAGATGAAACAGAGTTATGTGTATCTGCTTGTACATGTCTGTTTCAAAGAACGATAAGGTTGTAAACGGAAAATCAAAAGTTCATACTTACTGCAGGAAAATGTGTCACATTAATGTTTGTTTTCGACTTACCAGTGTGCTCACAATCGTACAAACTTAAAAAATAAATGGCACATGCAACCACCAACCAATATCATTCTTAttattactttgctccatctcatcaGCACAGAAAGGATTGGAAGCTAAGAGAAATAAACAGAACAGTTTTCAGTTTTCACACTTGATATTTTTCCGAAACAGAGGCAAGAGCTTCGCCTTGTCTCATTAATTAAGAAGGCTATTGACTTCTTTTTTCCCCcttcaaaaaaagaagaagattgtTGCCTGATTAATCAGAGGAAAACTGGGCAACAACCAGAATCAGCTTATTCGCCTTTCCGTCCAAAAGAACAGAGAAACTAAACTCTAGTTTGATAACAAAAATAGGGGGTGTATATAATTTTTATTCAAGNNNNNNNNNNNNNNNNNNNNNNNNNNNNNNNNNNNNNNNNNNNNNNNNNNNNNNNNNNNNNNNNNNNNNNNNNNNNNNNNNNNNNNNNNNNNNNNNNNNNNNNNNNNNNNNNNNNNNNNNNNNNNNNNNNNNNNNNNNNNNNNNNNNNNNNNNNNNNNNNNNNNNNNNNNNNNNNNNNNNNNNNNNNNNNNNNNNNNNNNNNNNNNNNNNNNNNNNNNNNNNNNNNNNNNNNNNNNNNNNNNNNNNNNNNNNNNNNNNNNNNNNNNNNNNNNNNNNNNNNNNNNNNNNNNNNNNNNNNNNNNNNNNNNNNNNNNNNNNNNNNNNNNNNNNNNNNTCCCCATAACAGAGAAAGGTTCTGCACATCAGAATTCAGAAGCCCACTTTGAGAGTGCAGAAGCATGTTTCTCAAACGAAACCAACAGAGATATCACACCTTCGGTGCCTAGGAGTCTGAACAAACTGAGCTCATTCATGGCTATGAGCTTAGTGATCGGCGTGACGGAGCAACCCAAAATCAGCGCGTGAAATGACCATCAAAAGGGGATCCTAAATATCCAATCCAGTGGCCATCCAGATTTGCGCCCCAAAATCCAAAACCATCACGTCAGGACCTACGCTATTCAATCAAATGCGGAGCCCTTCGTTGCCTCAACGCATGCACGGgaggtgacgggaggggagacaaTGCACATACCTAAATCATCGACGGCCGGCAATGCGCGACGATGAGGGCCTTCGGCAGAAGGCAGCAGCAGGGCGACGCCCACCGGACCGACGAGGAAGAGAGAGGAAAGAGGCAGAGGGTTTAGTAGGAGGGGAAGTGGGGAAGGACGGTATGGAAATGCTGGATGCATGATATGAACCAACCAAGATTAATGATGGGTTTACTGGCCATGTCCATGTTGGTGAGTTGGTCAAAAGATCACGCCCTATCATGTCAGGCCCATCTGCCTGCTGTCCGCATCTCTCCTGGTCTCTTTTTTTTTTGGCCTGCCCCTGCCCACAACCAACGTTAGGGCAACTccatttcaaaagaaaaaaaaaagttaAGGCAACTCCATTTCAAAAGTAAAAAAACGTTAGGGCAACTCCAACGTTGTGCATTAAATTAGACAGGTCAAATATCAGGAAAAAAAGACATGGCAAATGTCCGCGGACAGTGGATAAGGGACGGCTATCCAACCCGATGCATCATGTCCGTTCCTATTTTTTTATATATCCAAAGCACACGAAATAATTATAATTAAAGATAAAATCATTCTTTGTCCGTAATCATGTTGTGCAAATATTTCAATGCAACAATAATTCAAATATAAAAATTACAATTCATAGTTTTCAataaaatagtttaaatttgaattcaaacttattCGGACACTTTCCTCGAAGCGCCCACAGATGCTCAACCAGATCATTCTGAAGATTATCGTGAATTGCTCAATGGCGAATGTCATGATACATTGGATACTTCAAACGTCGCTGGATTTTGCTCTAGAAGTTGAATAGGATCACTCATGCACTCGTATTCCAGACCGTGGCAAACTCCCCTCATCCTCCACAATCATGATTACACAAgttgtcatcacctcccacaatgtCTCTGGATCTCATATTTTTTTTCAGATCCTCGGACAAATGCAGAATGGGCTTGGAGCACTCCAAATGCCCTTTTCGACATCTTTTCTAGCTCTTTATTGTGTTTGGGCAAAGTGAGATCTTTCTCACCCCTTGGATCAAAGATGGTGTTGACCAAGGTCGCCCACGAAGGATGGAGACCATCACAAAGATAATAGCCCATGTTGTAGTCATGATCATTGATGATATAATTGCACGGATGAGCTTCTCCCTCACACAACCTTACAAACAATGGAGATCGCTGCAACACGTATATATCATTGTGAGACCCGGGCATTTCAAAGAAAGTGTGTCAAATCCGCAGGTCTTGTGATACgactgcttcaagaatgatggtggacTTCTTGCAGTGGCCCTAATATTGCCCTTGTAGAGCATATTGGCAATTCTTCTATTGCCAGTGCATGCAATTCAGGGATCCGCGCATACCTATCCAATCTCTTGCTTTCAACAGTGCCATGAGCCATGTGTGTCGGCAGTTGGCTCTCTCGAGTATTCTGGTCCAAACACCTTGACAACTACAGTAGCAAGCTTGACCCTGCTTTTGAGACATGTGCTTTCGGACACCCGAAGGTACTCGTCCGACAAATCTACAGCCGTGTCATAGTCAAGCATCCTCAATGCAGTTGTGTACTTCTGGTAATTAGCAAATCAAATGTTTCCGATAGCATCCTTCTTTAAAATGTAGTCATCATAGGGCTAGACACCATTGTAGAGTCGATCGAATATAGTTTGGCTCATTCGGAATCGAAAGTGGAAAAAGGACTCGAATAGCACGGGGACAAATTAGCCATCCATCAACATCATATGCCCCCGTGCCCTATTCCGATTCATCACTCGATGCACCCATGATTGATCATGTGAAATTGAGAATATATTCCTCCGCACTTCGGGCATCGTCAGTAACCACAAGTATCATCGTCCTTTGATCCCCATAGTCGTCCTCATCTGATGAGGCCAAATCCAGGAAACCGGCGTAAAAGTGCTCTGCGGCCGAATCTATCATGTTTGCGGCGGTCTCGGACTACGTGGATAAAGAGCAAGGGTGGAGGGAAAGAGTGAGAAATAAGATTTCAATGTGGAGTTTTAGNNNNNNNNNNNNNNNNNNNNNNNNNNNNNNNNNNNNNNNNNNNNNNNNNNNNNNNNNNNNNNNNNNNNNNNNNNNNNNNNNNNNNNNNNNNNNNNNNNNNNNNNNNNNNNNNNNNNNNNNNNNNNNNNNNNNNNNNNNNNNNNNNNNNNNNNNNNNNNNNNNNNNNNNNNNNNNNNNNNNNNNNNNNNNNNNNNNNNNNNNNNNNNNNNNNNNNNNNNNNNNNGAACGCCCATAAACCTCCACCAGCTTCGGCAGGAATTCAAACGTGCAGACTGGTCCGCGGGCGTCTGTTCATGCTACTAGAATTTTTAACTTTGCTCCCATCTATGTGGCCGGCCTCTTTAACTTTGCTCCGTAGTCATTTCGTGGAATGCGTCTTTGTACCTGTTCTTGCTTTGCATCAGTGGCGATTTTACATGTAAGCTTGCGGGGTTAGCAACCTCACAATGTTTTTTGTTACACGCGCTTAGCTTTacacatactccctctgtctaTAACAAAACAAATAGTTTAGAGAGTTTATTACAACAGCTTGATATTCTTTTCTAGATCAAACAGCTTGATGTTTGGCGAAGCGTCGCCAATGCTTTGCTTAACACAGCTGACCCCCACGATCCTGCCAAAAAAAAATTCGTAGAAGAATTTCAGAAAAAAATTCGTAGAAGAACTTCAGAAAAAATGCTGGCTGTGGGGTTCGAACCCACGCGCACTTACTCCCTCTGTCTATAACAAAACAAATAGTTTAGAGAGTTTATTACAACAGCTTGATATTCTTTTCTAGATCAAACAGCTTGATGTTTGGCGAAGCGTCGCCAATGCTTTGCTTAACACAGCTGACCCCCACGATCCTGCCAAAAAAAAATTCGTAGAAGAACTTCAGAAAAAATGCTGGCTGTGGGGTTCGAACCCACGCGCACTTATGTGCAGAAGATCTTAAGTCTTCCCCCTTAACCACTCGGGCAAACCAGCTCAACATGCCAACGTCCCGCCCAAATTTTATTTAACCTTTGACTAAATGCTGTCATGGATCTACGGGATCAAAATCGTGAGTAACGATTTTACTCCGTTCCGGATGCAGCTTCCGACAAGGAGGTAGAAATCCTTTGCACGGCGGACGGGTTTGACCCTAGGATGTTTTTGGACTGCCTGCCGTGTGCGTCCAAACAAACTATCAGGCGCTGTACCAATCTCAGGGTACAGGCCGAATGGCCGATGGATGAGATGTTACATTGTGTACAGCCTCGGGTGTCTGAAATACCGACGACTACAAGCAAAATGCACTTTTTGATATGGCACCGTCAAAAGCTCCTCGAGTTGATGGTTTTACGGCTGGTTTCTACCAACAGCGGGATCCGTAGGTGAGGATATTACTACAGGAGAAAAATTCACTAGAGGTACTCATACTTATCTGGTTGACCAATTTATTCCTCGTAGTTAGAAATACTCGAAATACGATCACTAAACTTATCTTAGGGTTCACATACGGTTCAATGTATGATTTCTTATACGTACGCGCTGATTTGGCAGTTGACTGACTTGTCCACGCATGTGTTGACCGCCAACTCATCGGTCGGAAAGGATCAATACGGGCAATACGAGGGTCTTTTTGCAAAATCGTCAGGGAATAAAACAGCAGCCCACCTGGTCGGACCAGCCGCTCTCCCCTGCTCCCCTCCCTTATTCGTCGTCGCTGCCGAGGTGTGacctcgagctcgccggcgtggACGAGTGTGGCGACGGCCGCCATGAGCTCGTCGTCAgacgccgagccgccgccgtccgCTCCGTTTGGGAGGGGCATTGCTGACGTCCCTCTCGCTCCCTCCCAACGTGAGGACCACTCCACGCAGTACACCCGTCCCGAGCCGCACTTGCCGATGAGGTTCTCGTCACTGAGCCCTCGCAGCACGGCGGCTTCGCCAAAGTCCAGCGGCTGGGTAAGCTTCCATGCTTCTTCGAGCGGCGCGAGCCCCTTCCGCCTCTTGATGTCGCAAACGATGAAGAAAGCGAGCACAATGATGACGACGAGTagagcagcggcggtggcggcgacaaGGCCGGTGCGGAGGCCTGGTGATACCTTTTCGGATGACCTGGCTGCACACGAACTCACGCCGGCGAGGTTCCCTGACGATGCCGGGCCCATGCAAAGCGTGGGTTTGCCCAAGAAGCTTCGGTCGTAGGTGGAGACAGCGAGCGCCTCCGGGACCTCGCCGACGAGATTATTGGATGAAAGATTTAGCTGGTTCAACCTTACTGATCCTAGCGCTGGCGGGATGCTACCAGAGAGTTGGTTGGATGAGACGTCGAGCAGGGTGAGCACCGGCATAGAGCCCAATCCTGCCGGTATCTCGCCGGTGAACTGGTTGTTGCTGAAGTTCATCTGCGTGAGGCCACCGAGCGACGCGATGCTCGCCGGGATCGCTCCCGACAGCTTGTTAGTAGACATGACTAACTCCTGCAGCAACGGCATTCTGGCAACGAGCCGTGCCTGTATCTCGCCGGAAAACAAGTTGTTCCCGGCGTTGAACTTCTGCAGCTTAGCTCCCGACAGCTTGTTAGTAGACATGACTAACTCCTGTAGCAGCGGCGTTCTGGCAGCGAGCCGTGCCGGTATCTTGCCGGAAAACAAGTTGTTCCCGGCGTTGAACTTCTGCAGCTTAGCCTCCGATGACGAAAGGCCGCTTGTGAACTACTTGTTCCAGATGTGGAGCCTCGTCATGTTCCAAAATAGAGTCTCTAGCAGGGTACCCGTGAGCCCTCCATTGTCTCTTGATGCACACGTTCACACATAATTAAGATCTATTTGTTCTGTTATGTTACCAGTATCTGGTCTCTCTGG
This region of Triticum aestivum cultivar Chinese Spring chromosome 2D, IWGSC CS RefSeq v2.1, whole genome shotgun sequence genomic DNA includes:
- the LOC123049545 gene encoding uncharacterized protein: MAEIRERNTPFSVGGTDVDELSDHIVQAKLLCPEFFNFDQLRGVNQFRVNQVWAVYDSRSCMPRSYVRITKVKRAPKFMVHFIWLEFDPTNKEELAWSCGELPVACGQFRRGKSETAQETCMFSHTISCEKSKLRNSFDIYPRKGEVWALFKGWDIGWSSDAGNHTNYEYEVVQVVSDFTTETSIIVIPLVKVKGFVSLFMQSKGGSAYPIPRDSTLRFSHCVPHHLMCGTKREGVPQGSLELDPAALPLHLEEAFASVVPEKSSAKCQEFDPKCPGSPGGNNSRKGSVRFGEKQGATCMNTWIFAKMPKEEKREHKTPSAVECAHTGEKSDDIVRVGYECPDSEFYEFSETRLLHKFEPGQIWAIYSDIDKFPNYYAFIENVDLKNNKVQARWLDACPQGEEERRLVTEDRPVGCGTFKVSTVQGLMTYTGTEIAECFSRLVLARPTGRRNKDWKAGWTAHNFNSCDYELVEIFCHTNSSIRVRLLRKVDGYRAVFTRETTVETIGKDEYLKFSHQIPCFHLTNEGGGKLRGCLELDPYSVPEEFLLTD